In Candidatus Desulforudis audaxviator MP104C, a genomic segment contains:
- a CDS encoding LysM peptidoglycan-binding domain-containing protein, translating to MMLQRLIRATLCTCLFVLFSAGTAFAAAHTVAPGESLFKIAQRYGVSTADLIAANGLGNRTEIHPGQTLTIPGKNTYTVRPGDSLFKVAQRFGVTVQALRTANGLGNLTTIYPGQVLNIPIASGTYVVRPGDSLFKIASRYGTDYRELMRLNGLAKAEIYPGQTLRVPAGGFPAAVARSRWSVSSRDFDLLARLITSEADCQPFLVKVAVGAVVLNRVKSHLFPNTIADVIYDRSNGKYQFEPVLNGFINRPATPESVRAAQAALDGHDPSWGALFFFEPWVTNRFLHALPVARDLGAFRFCYAR from the coding sequence ATGATGCTACAACGCCTGATACGTGCGACCCTATGCACCTGCCTTTTTGTCCTCTTTTCCGCCGGTACCGCCTTTGCGGCCGCGCACACGGTGGCTCCGGGTGAATCTCTGTTCAAGATCGCCCAGCGTTACGGCGTTTCCACGGCGGATTTGATCGCCGCCAACGGTCTCGGAAACCGGACCGAGATCCACCCGGGGCAGACTCTGACCATTCCGGGGAAAAACACCTACACCGTGCGCCCCGGAGACTCTCTATTCAAGGTCGCCCAGCGTTTTGGTGTCACGGTGCAGGCGCTGAGGACGGCCAATGGCCTTGGAAACCTGACCACGATATACCCCGGGCAGGTGCTCAACATTCCAATTGCCTCCGGCACTTACGTGGTGCGCCCCGGAGACTCCCTCTTCAAGATCGCTTCACGTTACGGAACCGACTACCGCGAACTCATGCGTCTAAACGGTCTTGCCAAAGCCGAGATATATCCCGGACAGACCCTGCGGGTTCCGGCCGGGGGGTTTCCGGCGGCTGTGGCGCGCAGCCGGTGGTCGGTGTCGTCCCGGGATTTTGACCTGTTGGCCCGGTTGATCACCTCCGAGGCGGACTGCCAGCCGTTTCTGGTAAAAGTCGCAGTCGGCGCCGTGGTGCTGAACCGGGTGAAGTCTCACCTTTTCCCCAATACAATCGCCGACGTGATATACGACCGGTCCAACGGCAAGTACCAGTTCGAACCGGTCTTGAACGGGTTCATCAACCGCCCGGCCACCCCCGAATCGGTGCGGGCGGCCCAGGCGGCGCTGGACGGACACGACCCCTCCTGGGGGGCGCTCTTCTTCTTCGAACCCTGGGTGACCAACCGCTTCCTGCACGCCCTGCCGGTAGCTCGGGACCTCGGAGCCTTCCGCTTCTGCTACGCGCGCTAG
- a CDS encoding proton-conducting transporter membrane subunit: protein MSGESLVAILILLPVATAAASLVIKDERLRRSLIILPSGALIAASALLLAQVLQNGPLTFTPSGYWDTLILIIELAVLVYFVYVGVARKHLLVLGLGAAQLLLFGLFKFAWLPSGYKVQPAFHVDLLAVVMCLVISVVGSLIVMYALNYMHNHEHHLKLGATRQHIFFFFLVGFLGAMNGVVFANSLLWLFLFWELTTLCCYHLIRHDLTGEAEQSALRALWMNLVGGLALVTGMSLAYQASGTLSLLDLTGFGTVAPVMLLPLALFCFAGFTKAAQVPFQSWLLGAMVAPTPVSALLHSSTMVKAGVYLVLRLAPGYEGTYLSAGIAVFGAFVFMITSILAISQNVSKRVLAYSTISSLGLIICCAGINTGLAIAAAIALIIYHAVVKGVLFLAVGIMEQSIHSRDIEDMEGLVTRLPAVAGMAIMGMVVMLFVPFGVLFAKWAGIQAAATAPTGWFSLVVTFLVIGSAAGVVFWCRWIGRLMSHVATREGDPQTAPAEAEPRGSLSYLVVAALLAGGVILSVLAAPLVSYLINPAGAAMGYSPALDTAGGHLKTAFGFFTPWVLFIVIGAALLLPALLVRVQAEDIRPVYLCGEHQAVAERPVFVSLGDQAVPIETGGFYWGRVFGERSLNAWVNGAGIVLLAALFVGVIV, encoded by the coding sequence ATGTCTGGCGAGAGTCTGGTCGCCATTCTTATCCTACTTCCGGTAGCAACGGCCGCTGCAAGCCTGGTGATCAAGGATGAGCGGTTGCGGCGGTCCCTGATTATCCTACCATCCGGTGCCTTGATCGCCGCCTCGGCATTGCTCCTGGCTCAGGTCCTGCAAAACGGACCGTTGACTTTCACCCCCTCTGGATACTGGGACACACTCATTCTGATTATTGAACTTGCCGTGCTGGTGTATTTCGTCTACGTCGGCGTGGCGCGCAAACACCTGTTGGTGTTGGGGCTGGGGGCAGCGCAGCTGTTGTTGTTCGGCCTCTTCAAGTTCGCCTGGCTGCCGTCCGGATATAAGGTCCAGCCGGCGTTTCACGTTGACCTCCTGGCGGTCGTGATGTGCCTGGTGATCTCGGTGGTCGGCAGCCTGATCGTGATGTACGCCCTGAACTACATGCACAACCACGAGCACCATTTGAAGCTCGGCGCCACCAGGCAGCACATTTTCTTCTTCTTCCTGGTCGGCTTCCTGGGCGCGATGAACGGAGTTGTATTCGCCAACAGTCTGTTATGGTTGTTCCTCTTCTGGGAGCTGACCACGCTTTGCTGCTACCACCTCATCCGGCACGATCTCACCGGTGAAGCGGAACAGTCCGCCCTGCGCGCGCTCTGGATGAACCTGGTGGGCGGCTTGGCGCTGGTGACCGGGATGAGCCTCGCGTACCAGGCATCCGGGACGCTCTCGCTCCTCGACCTGACCGGATTCGGCACCGTGGCTCCGGTCATGCTCCTGCCACTGGCCCTCTTTTGTTTCGCCGGCTTCACGAAGGCGGCGCAGGTCCCCTTCCAGAGTTGGCTTCTAGGGGCAATGGTGGCGCCGACCCCGGTCTCCGCGCTGCTGCACTCCAGCACCATGGTTAAGGCGGGGGTCTACCTGGTGCTCCGACTGGCGCCGGGCTACGAAGGGACCTACCTCTCGGCCGGCATCGCCGTGTTCGGGGCGTTTGTTTTTATGATCACCTCGATCCTGGCCATCAGCCAGAACGTTTCCAAGCGGGTGCTGGCCTATTCGACCATCTCCAGCCTGGGGCTGATCATCTGTTGTGCCGGAATCAATACCGGTCTGGCCATCGCCGCGGCCATCGCCCTGATCATTTACCACGCGGTGGTCAAGGGGGTCTTGTTCCTGGCTGTGGGTATTATGGAACAGAGCATCCACAGCCGGGACATCGAGGATATGGAGGGACTGGTTACCCGGTTGCCGGCCGTGGCGGGGATGGCGATCATGGGGATGGTCGTGATGCTGTTCGTGCCATTCGGGGTGCTGTTCGCTAAGTGGGCCGGCATCCAGGCGGCGGCCACCGCGCCTACGGGCTGGTTTTCGCTGGTGGTGACCTTCCTGGTGATCGGCAGCGCGGCCGGGGTTGTCTTCTGGTGCCGGTGGATCGGCCGGCTGATGAGCCACGTGGCCACCAGGGAAGGTGATCCACAAACCGCACCGGCGGAGGCGGAACCGCGGGGGTCGCTTTCCTACCTGGTTGTGGCCGCCCTGCTAGCGGGCGGGGTGATTCTTAGTGTACTGGCGGCGCCCCTGGTGTCGTACCTCATAAATCCGGCCGGGGCGGCCATGGGCTACAGCCCGGCACTGGATACGGCGGGAGGGCACCTGAAAACGGCTTTTGGCTTTTTCACTCCGTGGGTGTTGTTTATTGTCATCGGAGCGGCACTCCTTTTACCGGCGCTCCTGGTCCGGGTGCAGGCCGAGGATATCCGGCCGGTGTACCTGTGCGGCGAGCACCAGGCGGTGGCTGAGAGGCCGGTGTTCGTATCGTTGGGGGACCAGGCGGTGCCCATCGAGACCGGAGGGTTTTACTGGGGCCGGGTGTTCGGGGAGCGGAGCCTGAACGCGTGGGTGAACGGAGCGGGAATTGTGCTCCTGGCCGCCTTGTTTGTGGGGGTGATCGTGTGA
- a CDS encoding NADH-quinone oxidoreductase subunit B family protein codes for MGLINKARVKSPWIVHYCAGSCNGCDIEILACLTPYYDVERFGILNIGNPKHADLLVVTGPANMRCSRVLKNLYDQMPEPKLVMAVGACAATGGVFHNCYNILGGIDRVIPVDVYVPGCAARPEAIIDGVVLALDKLSNIK; via the coding sequence GTGGGATTGATCAACAAAGCCCGTGTGAAGTCACCTTGGATCGTGCATTACTGCGCCGGCAGTTGCAACGGTTGCGATATTGAGATCCTGGCCTGTTTGACGCCGTATTATGACGTTGAGCGGTTCGGCATATTGAATATCGGCAACCCTAAGCACGCCGACCTGCTGGTGGTGACCGGGCCGGCGAACATGCGCTGCTCCCGGGTACTGAAAAACCTTTACGATCAAATGCCGGAGCCGAAACTGGTAATGGCGGTTGGGGCGTGTGCGGCCACGGGAGGCGTGTTCCACAACTGCTACAACATCCTGGGCGGTATCGACCGGGTGATCCCGGTGGACGTCTACGTCCCGGGGTGTGCGGCCCGGCCGGAAGCCATTATCGATGGCGTGGTGCTGGCGCTGGATAAGCTAAGTAACATCAAGTAG
- a CDS encoding respiratory chain complex I subunit 1 family protein: MSLTELLVGLAALVLAPFVGGFLRGVDRRITARMQGRIGPPVRQQFYDFLKLWGKAPSVPNKASVVWVWGYLLLTMVTVFMLFAGQDLLIIFFVLAFAAACLAFGAYSVRSPYAHIGAHRELLQMLSYEPILLLAVVAIFLQTGTFMVSGVLEYDQPLLLTLPLAFAAVLIALGIKLRKSPFDISASEHAHQELVRGVYTEYSGRTLAVIELAHWYELVLILAFVALFWAQPLWVGVLLALGAYFLEFVVDNIAARLRWTWMLSISWGIGVGLVLLNIVLIQFVFSGARV, from the coding sequence GTGAGCCTGACGGAACTATTGGTCGGCCTTGCCGCCCTGGTGTTGGCGCCATTTGTCGGCGGTTTCCTGCGCGGGGTCGACCGGAGGATCACCGCCCGGATGCAGGGCCGGATCGGCCCGCCGGTACGGCAGCAGTTTTACGACTTTCTGAAGCTCTGGGGCAAGGCGCCTTCGGTGCCGAACAAGGCGTCGGTGGTGTGGGTCTGGGGTTATCTCCTGCTGACCATGGTCACCGTGTTTATGCTGTTCGCCGGCCAGGACCTGTTGATCATCTTTTTCGTGTTGGCGTTCGCCGCCGCTTGCCTGGCGTTCGGAGCTTACAGCGTGCGTTCGCCTTACGCGCACATTGGGGCGCACCGAGAGCTCTTGCAGATGTTGTCTTACGAACCGATCCTGCTTCTGGCAGTCGTGGCCATCTTTCTCCAGACCGGCACCTTCATGGTTTCGGGGGTGCTCGAGTACGACCAGCCGCTCCTTTTGACGTTGCCGCTGGCGTTCGCGGCCGTTTTGATCGCTCTGGGCATCAAACTCCGCAAGTCACCGTTCGACATCTCGGCCTCGGAGCACGCGCATCAAGAACTGGTGCGGGGGGTGTACACCGAGTATTCGGGCCGGACCCTGGCCGTCATTGAACTGGCCCACTGGTACGAACTGGTGCTGATCCTGGCCTTTGTGGCCCTCTTCTGGGCCCAGCCGCTTTGGGTGGGAGTGCTCCTGGCACTCGGCGCCTACTTCCTAGAGTTCGTGGTTGATAACATCGCCGCCCGCCTCCGTTGGACCTGGATGTTGTCCATCAGTTGGGGTATTGGAGTAGGGCTTGTCCTGCTGAACATCGTCCTCATCCAGTTCGTGTTCAGCGGTGCAAGGGTGTAA
- a CDS encoding DUF362 domain-containing protein: MKILVRRTRWGPVFLCPGKDKVGKAAFITFLTNITPDCDCCSFSDAPIVGDSGILASLDPIALDQACVDLVNAEPGISASRLAGNEDNPDKFRALFHHIDWTRQLAYGEQLGFGTRDYRLVKLR, translated from the coding sequence GTGAAAATCCTTGTTCGCCGGACCCGTTGGGGTCCGGTTTTTTTATGTCCGGGCAAAGACAAGGTTGGGAAAGCGGCGTTCATCACCTTTCTGACGAACATAACTCCCGACTGTGACTGCTGCAGCTTCAGCGACGCTCCGATCGTCGGCGATAGCGGCATTCTGGCCTCCCTGGATCCGATCGCGCTGGACCAAGCCTGCGTGGATCTGGTGAACGCCGAGCCAGGCATAAGTGCTTCCCGTTTGGCGGGAAATGAGGACAACCCCGACAAATTCCGAGCGCTCTTTCACCATATCGACTGGACCCGGCAGTTGGCTTACGGGGAGCAGTTGGGATTCGGCACCCGCGATTACAGGCTGGTAAAGCTCCGGTGA